A region of Sparus aurata chromosome 8, fSpaAur1.1, whole genome shotgun sequence DNA encodes the following proteins:
- the LOC115586313 gene encoding coiled-coil domain-containing protein 136, whose protein sequence is MDNEITAKERGILEENNEKEEMDQAQEEEEGEEEKKLKEEEGEGEEKRRKEQEPLTEEQELEELKAQVLQLLLELDDARETSNKHQESFHELQGLLEDERLASAHQAEAFTRQIQNLQAQLRSVQEEMDSLEEEKESELAEAQEELRVAQEEVILLQQAAEEAAAERENDIASLQEELCRRRAELQRLSDETQEYELEITTLRAEISMKSQRREAERREGDVDLLKEECRILKEECQTLKEDNRRLSERLQLLQRQRTCSSVYLSLKEEDAEGTEGKDMESGPDEVMTESYMTMAQSENCRLVDASIQKNISFDGKPATPTSWNGGIGEIFSLRDQLKQAEEKASQVQRECDGLKMELQELQVLYDSSQRERKELEEELQRCKAELEKLSGGAQRFIHPSEHPVLSIPFIGMIVIVAVVWCWLSELASQRARGVR, encoded by the exons ATGGACAACGAGATCACAGCGAAGGAGAGAGGCATCCTGGAGGAGAACAACgagaaggaggagatggaccaggctcaggaggaggaggagggggaggaggagaagaagctgaaagaggaggaaggcgagggggaggagaagaggaggaaggagcagGAGCCGCTGACCGaggagcaggagctggaggagctgaaggcccaggtgctgcagctgctgctggagctggacGACGCCAGAGAGACCTCCAACAAACACCAGGAGAGCTTTCACGAGCTGCAAG GTCTGTTGGAGGACGAGCGTCTGGCCAGTGCCCATCAGGCTGAAGCCTTCACACGTCAGATTCAGAATCTACAAG CACAGCTGCGGTCCgtgcaggaggagatggacagcctggaggaggagaaggagagcgaGCTGGCCGAGGCCCAGGAGGAGCTGCGCGTGGCCCAGGAGGAGGTGATCCTGCTCCAACAGGCGGCGGAGGAGGCGGCGGCAGAGAGGGAGAACGACATCGCCTCGCTGCAGGAGGAGCTGTGTCGCCGGCGGGCCGAGCTGCAGCGCCTCAGCGACGAGACCCAGGAGTACGAGCTGGAGATCACCACGCTGAGGGCCGAGATCAGCATGAAGAGCCAGCGCAGGGAGGCCgagaggagagagg GTGACGTGGACCTTCTGAAGGAGGAGTGCCGTATACTGAAGGAGGAGTGTCAGACCCTGAAGGAGGACAACAGACGTCTTTctgagaggctgcagctgctgcagagacagaggacatg CTCCAGTGTCTACCTGTCACTGAAGGAGGAGGACGCAGAGGGCACAGAGGGGAAGGACATGGAGAGCGGCCCCGATGAGGTCATGACAGAGAGCTACATGACCATGGCTCAGTCTGAGAACTGTCGCCTGGTGGACGCCTCCATCCAGAAGAATATTTCATTCGATGGGAAGCCCGCGACACCAACCAGCTGGAACGGAGGCATCGGGGAGATCTTCTCCCTGAGGGACCAGCTCAAACAGGCAGAGGAGAAGGCTTCACAGGTTCAGAGAGAG TGTGATGGTCTGAAgatggagctgcaggagctgcaggtacTGTATGACAGcagtcagagggagagaaaagagctggaggaggagctgcagcgctgCAAGGCTGAGCTGGAGAAGCTGTCAGGGGGGGCTCAG